From the Neorhodopirellula lusitana genome, one window contains:
- a CDS encoding M24 family metallopeptidase, whose product MIHQSLSINGSHDSSSKDRTSDQPTATVFAGLADRNANLFRRIGLPLGDPTAWIELPSGETIRIVRDLEMGRVIEAADKAAAELPASTPPHRVACPADFQPPSGLSGDRETAVAQSVAACLIEHKVKRVRADRSLPLIYAWHLAEAGIPIDYDDELGVRDRRVKTQAELEAMAHAQHVTEQVMFEVCHRIATASVDDDGHLFQDDELMTSERVVNYAMRGFMERGFTMSHGAIVAAAPYSADCHHSGTGPLSTGVPIIVDLYPRDELTRYNGDCTRTVVHGTPSEEVVRMHAAVVAAKAAAEAQLFPGRTAESVHLASDGELMKAGYPYSRGEFTDEPSIQHGTGHGIGLEVHEPILLDHGGEAMLEGEVFTVEPGLYGRRLGGVRIEDMLLVTKDGPKNFNQLQYGLNWE is encoded by the coding sequence ATGATCCATCAATCACTATCAATTAACGGCTCACATGATTCTTCCTCTAAAGATCGAACGTCGGATCAACCAACCGCAACGGTGTTTGCAGGTCTAGCGGACCGCAATGCAAACCTGTTTCGCCGGATTGGGCTGCCCTTAGGCGACCCGACCGCATGGATCGAATTGCCGTCCGGTGAAACCATTCGTATTGTTCGCGATCTGGAAATGGGCCGAGTGATCGAGGCAGCTGACAAGGCTGCCGCCGAGTTGCCGGCTTCCACTCCGCCGCATCGCGTGGCCTGCCCGGCGGATTTTCAGCCGCCATCGGGTCTTAGCGGTGATCGGGAAACCGCCGTCGCTCAATCGGTTGCGGCATGCTTGATCGAACACAAAGTCAAACGGGTGCGGGCGGATCGTTCGTTACCCCTGATCTATGCTTGGCATCTTGCCGAAGCAGGGATTCCAATTGACTATGACGATGAGCTGGGTGTCCGCGATCGTCGCGTTAAAACTCAAGCTGAACTGGAAGCAATGGCGCATGCCCAACACGTCACTGAACAGGTGATGTTTGAGGTGTGCCACCGCATTGCCACCGCGTCGGTGGACGATGACGGGCATCTCTTTCAAGACGATGAGCTGATGACCAGCGAACGCGTCGTCAATTACGCGATGCGCGGTTTCATGGAACGTGGTTTCACGATGAGTCACGGTGCGATTGTCGCCGCGGCGCCTTACTCAGCGGATTGTCACCATTCGGGCACTGGCCCGTTGTCGACAGGCGTGCCGATTATCGTGGACTTGTATCCACGTGACGAACTGACCCGCTACAACGGCGATTGCACTCGCACGGTGGTGCACGGCACCCCCAGCGAGGAAGTCGTCCGGATGCATGCTGCGGTTGTCGCGGCCAAGGCTGCTGCCGAAGCTCAGTTGTTTCCGGGGCGAACCGCTGAATCGGTGCATCTCGCATCGGACGGCGAATTAATGAAAGCGGGCTACCCGTATAGCCGTGGCGAATTCACGGATGAGCCTTCGATTCAGCACGGCACCGGCCACGGTATCGGCCTGGAAGTTCACGAGCCGATTTTGCTGGATCATGGCGGGGAAGCCATGCTGGAAGGTGAAGTCTTCACCGTTGAGCCCGGTCTCTATGGCCGTCGCTTGGGTGGTGTTCGTATTGAGGACATGCTTTTGGTCACCAAGGACGGACCTAAGAATTTCAATCAGTTGCAGTACGGACTGAACTGGGAATAG